The following proteins are co-located in the Myxocyprinus asiaticus isolate MX2 ecotype Aquarium Trade chromosome 44, UBuf_Myxa_2, whole genome shotgun sequence genome:
- the ly86 gene encoding lymphocyte antigen 86 translates to MLAKTLVLILSIAQGHWVYSQDGHWPVHTMCRSDRLTVSYRSCDPLQDVGFTLIPCPDKLSDPIKIRLALILRQPADELYSSAVLMFNGDKIWNWDKPLCLPNFPRFTFCGSRRGELITIDSSYKSKVDPPLKGDFNLNLHVTNQDGFQIACVNATLSFH, encoded by the exons ATGTTGGCAAAGACTTTGGTTCTGATTCTTAGCATTGCTCAGGGGCATTGGGTTTACTCTCAGGATGGACACTGGCCCGTTCACACTATGTGCCGTTCAGACAGGCTTACGGTGTCCTACAGGAGCTGTG ACCCTTTACAGGATGTAGGTTTCACATTAATCCCTTGCCCCGACAAATTATCCGATCCGATAAAAATCAGATTGGCTCTTATTCTGA GGCAGCCCGCGGATGAGTTATACAGTTCAGCTGTGCTGATGTTCAATGGTGACAAAATCTGGAATTGGGACAAACCGCTTTGTCTTCCTAATTTCCCCCGTTTCACTTTTTGTGGAAGCAGGAGAGGAG AACTGATCACCATTGATTCATCGTATAAGTCAAAAGTTGATCCTCCTCTAAAG ggtgatttcaatcttaatctACATGTTACAAATCAAGATGGCTTTCAGATTGCATGTGTGAATGCAACTCTCAGCTTTCATTGA